Part of the Candidatus Omnitrophota bacterium genome is shown below.
AATATTAGGGATAAGTGGAATTGTCTCTTTAATTCTTGCTTCCTATTTTGCCTATACAAAACTAAGTCTCTGGTTGGGTCTGATTGTTTCTCTGGGAAGTGTTCTCCTTATTATTTTATCTTGGAAACTCTTTCCCAAAAGCGGATTCTGGAAAAAACTCCGTCTTGAAGAACAGGAAACCAAAGAAGCAGGTTTTAAATCCTTTAAAGGAGATTTAAGCGAATTGATAAATAAAGAAGGGAGGACCCTTTCTCATTTGCGTCCTGTGGGAATATGTCTAATTGACGGAAAAAGAATGGAGGCGATTTCTGAAGGAGGAATTTTCATTGAGCAGGATAAACCCATTATGGTTGTAAAGGTGGAAGGCAACCGAATAGTGGTAAGAGAGATGGCTAGATAGTTAAATTCTCTATTTAACCAATAACCAAAAACGGAGGTGAAAGATGCCGGTATTTATTATTGCTATAGTTATTATCGCTACACTTTTCCTCTTCGGTTATTTTATCCCGGTGAGACTCTGGATAGCTGCCGTTGCTGCTGGAGTAAAAATCTCTATTTTCAGTCTCATCGGAATGCGTCTGCGCAATGTTGACCCACGCATCATTGTTCCTGGTTTAATTATGCTCCATAAAGCGGGACTCTCCGTAAAACTTGATGGCTTAGAGGCACATTACTTAGCAGGAGGGGATGTTATTCGGGTAGTGAAAGCTTTAATCTCCGCTGACAAAGCAAACTTGGATCTAAAATTTGAACGTGCCTGTGCCATTGACCTTGCAGGCCGTGATGTCTTAGATGCGGTAAAAACTTCTGTAAATCCTAAGGTAATTGATGCTCCCAAGGAGGGAGTTCTGGCAGCGGTGGCTAAAGATGGAATTGAACTGAAAGCAAAAGCAAGGGTAACGGTGCGTGCCAATATTGACCGCTTGGTAGGAGGAGCAACGGAAGAAACCATTATTGCCCGGGTAGGAGAAGGAATTGTTACCACCATCGGTTCTGCAGAGAGTTATAAAAATGTTTTGGAAAATCCTGATTTAATCTCCAAAACTGTCCTGGCAAAAGGCTTAGACTCAGGAACTGCCTTTGAGATTCTCTCCATTGATATTGCGGATGTAGATGTAGGAAAAAATATTGGTGCACAACTTCAGGCAGACCAGGCGGAGGCAGATTTAAAGGTTGCCCGCGCACGCGCGGAAACTCGCCGGGCATTGGCAGTAGCTCAGGAACAGGAAATGAAGGCACGTGTCCAGGAAATGCGGGCAAAGGTAGTGGAGGCAGAGGCAGAAATTCCTAAGGCAATTGCCTATGCCTTCAGAGAAGGAAAATTGGGAGTAATGGATTATTACTCACTTAAAAATATTCAGGCGGATACGGAAATGCGTGAGCGCATTGGTAAGTCTCCGGAGGAAAAGAAGAAGGAAAAAGAGTAAACAAGGATGGAAAACTTAATCTTATTAATCTTTATTCTGATTGTTTTCTTTCTCCAATCATTAGGACAAATCCTGGAGCGCCGTAAAAGAGCTTCACAGAAAGAAAAAACTTCGGAAGAAACTCCCTTAGAAGAAATCTTTGAAACCATAGAAATACCCTATCCTGCTGAGATGAAAGTTCCTGTGGAGGTGAGCTCTGAGAAAACAGAAGAAATTGCGGAGAAAGCGGTTGAGGAAACCCAGGAAATAAAAGAAGAAAAGACCGAGGAAGCAAAACCTGAACAAGATGAGATAATCTCTTCTGATGAATGGGAAACCGCAATTATTTACTCCACCATCTTAGGAACACCCAAAGCTCTTCAATTTCGCCGAGGTGCTGGAACAGGCATACAGGCCGGTCTCAAAAACCGGTGACCGTAAGGTCGTGAGGGTTCAACTCCCTCCCTCGGCACCATAGTGCAGGGTTGACCCCAAAGACCCTTCCTTCTGAGGAATACCCGAAAGGCTGTTTTTCAAATATCCTACTCGCTTAAAGATTACTACAATAACAACGGCTCGTCAATTTGAGGCGTGGCTAAAAGAAGACACTGGGCGGGTGTGATTTTCGCCTTCAGTATTCAACTCATTGGCCTTTAAGAAAAGTTTTCTTTCTTCCTACCTTATCTTGGCTTCTAAAGTTTTCGCTCTCCCCGCCTTCAACAGGTTTTTTAAACCAAGATAAGGGCAAATTTAGATAAGGGCAAAATTTTGTCCGAAAGAAAAAACTTGTTTTATTTTTTTAATTAACAAGTCTGTTTAAGAAAATCTAAGATATTTTTTTTAAGCCGGTCTCTTATTTTCCTAAATACCTTCAGTTTTTCTTCTTCTGTTCCTTGTGCCTGAGCAGGGTCTTCTAAATTCCAGTGGATTTTTTGATATTTGCCCGGGAATATAGGACAGGTTTGCTTGGTATTGTCGCAAACAGTAATAACGTAATCAAATTGCCTGTTAATAAATTCCATGATGGATTTTGATTTTTGCATTGAGATATCAATTCCTATTTCAGACATAACTTTTATTGCTAAGGGATTAACTTGAGTTGGATTTATACCTGCGCTAAAAACCTCAAATTTATTATTCGCCAAATGTCTTAAAAACCCTTCTGCCATTTGGCTCCTTGCAGAATTTCCTGTGCATAAGAATAAAACTTTAATCCCTTCCATTCTTATCCGCAACAGCCGGGAGTGGGATTTGGACCGCAACCACTACTGAAGCCAGAACCACTACCTTTAGAAAAAGTAAAGAAATTGCCTAAGATTTGAATAGTCTTATTACTACCACAACTCGGACACTTTGCTTTTAACCCTTTTTCTTTCTCGGATATAGTTGCTTTGATATCAAATCTATTCTCGCAATTCTGACAAAAATATTCATAGGTTGGCATAAAATCGCCTCCTTTATAGTTTGCTCTTTATAGCTGCAACAGTTTCGCTAATTTCA
Proteins encoded:
- the floA gene encoding flotillin-like protein FloA (flotillin-like protein involved in membrane lipid rafts), producing the protein MPVFIIAIVIIATLFLFGYFIPVRLWIAAVAAGVKISIFSLIGMRLRNVDPRIIVPGLIMLHKAGLSVKLDGLEAHYLAGGDVIRVVKALISADKANLDLKFERACAIDLAGRDVLDAVKTSVNPKVIDAPKEGVLAAVAKDGIELKAKARVTVRANIDRLVGGATEETIIARVGEGIVTTIGSAESYKNVLENPDLISKTVLAKGLDSGTAFEILSIDIADVDVGKNIGAQLQADQAEADLKVARARAETRRALAVAQEQEMKARVQEMRAKVVEAEAEIPKAIAYAFREGKLGVMDYYSLKNIQADTEMRERIGKSPEEKKKEKE
- a CDS encoding arsenate reductase ArsC gives rise to the protein MAEGFLRHLANNKFEVFSAGINPTQVNPLAIKVMSEIGIDISMQKSKSIMEFINRQFDYVITVCDNTKQTCPIFPGKYQKIHWNLEDPAQAQGTEEEKLKVFRKIRDRLKKNILDFLKQTC
- a CDS encoding zinc ribbon domain-containing protein, producing MPTYEYFCQNCENRFDIKATISEKEKGLKAKCPSCGSNKTIQILGNFFTFSKGSGSGFSSGCGPNPTPGCCG